Part of the Hemiscyllium ocellatum isolate sHemOce1 chromosome 48, sHemOce1.pat.X.cur, whole genome shotgun sequence genome, TGTAGACCTGGGAGTTGCATATTTTTATTCACCTGTTTGTGAATCCCCCTACTCACTTCTCTACTTTACTCCAGTGAAGTCACAATTTCTATTGGAAATGTTCAGGAGCTTCATCTGAGTGACCAGGCTCCTGATATAGAAGACAACTAGCTGGTACAGACAGAATCTCATCAGGTCTGAAGTCTGGAACGTGCAATTCCCAAGAACACTCCATGAAACAGAATTAACACAAGAATTTCAGCTCAGCTGGTACACTAAAACCAACCACACCAGGGGTTTAAGTTCCATATACAGAACACTCCCAGGAATCTGTTCAATATATAAACCACCTGAACCACtccattagattccagtctgtaactccctcccgggtatctgtcatTCTACATCTGAACCATCTAAACCCCTTGATTCCATCAGTTTGCTGTCTTGTCCACATTATTGTCAAGGATCTGGTCTGGTTCAGCTTCACACCATTGGTTACAGTGGGCAGCTACCTGTCCTGGATGTGACAATCTGTGGAGTCACGAGGGCTCTTGGTATGGGTCATGATCAAGTCCTGTGATGGGCCTTCCCTGCAGGCCATGAAAGAATTGTTAAAGAGCCCTTGATGTTTCAGTGGGTGTCTGAAGGCATTACCATTAAACACACTGGGACAAGAATAACTACAAAACAAAATTGATTTATTTTATAAAAGTAGAGAGAAAATATTGAATTACAGTTTTATTCATCTTGAAACCAACAGAGAGATGAGTGGCATGGGCCCGGGCGAGGGGGGCTTTTACACCCATTTGCCTGTTAAGGTTGAAAAACTGTTTCCAGCCACCACTGATGAAATAAATAAAGTGCAGAGTCTCTTCAGGCTTTTGGTCATCAGGAGGTCAGCAGCCTGTAGCTGGGACAGATGCCAGGCAGTAGAAGTAAGGGTAATAGTGGTAACATGGGTATGGAGATTGGACAGGTAGTTGGGAGCTCCCTTCTATTGATGCTGCCTGCTCCTTCAACCCAGCACAGTTCTGACTGGCAGCCAGCATCTTCCTTTTGGTCTTGTACCTGCGGTTCTGGAACCAGATTTTCACTTGGGTTTCTGTTAGCTTCAGGGCAGTGGCCAGGTTGGCCCTCTCTGGGGCTGACAGGTACCTCTGAGTGTCGAACCTCCTTTCCAATTCGAGAACCTGGGAATGTGAGAAAGCAGCTCGGGAACGCTTCTTCCTGGGGCTTCTCCGAGCCCTGGCTGTGCCCATGGTCCTCTGACTGCTGGCACTCCTCAATTCGGTGGAATCTGCTGGGGCCCCAATAAAAACAGAGACATTCAGAATCGAGGCAAATCCCAAAATCAAGGACGTGGCAACATGCAGACTGGCTTAAAAAGAGAAATCCAATGGCATCAACATCTCACTGCCTCCCATTACCAGACAGCAGCTCCTCTCTTATCATAGCCACACATCCcatctccacaccctcacccattcacgtaccccatctccccacgctcacccattcacgtaccccatccccacaccctcacccattcacgtaccccatctccacaccctcacccattcacgtaccccatccccacaccctcacccattcacgtaccccctctccacacgctcacccattcacgtaccccatccccacaccctcacccattcacgtaccccatccccacaccctcacccattcacgtaccccatctccacaccctcacccattcacgtaccccattcccacacgctcacccattcacgtaccccctctccccacgctcacccattcacgtaccccctctccacaccctcacccattcacgtaccccctctccacaccctcacccattcacgtaccccctctccacaccctcacccattcacgtaccccatctccacaccctcacccattcacgtaccccctctccacaccctcacccattcacgtaccccctctccacacgctcacccattcacgtaccccctctccacaccctcacccattcacgtaccccctctccacaccctcacccattcacgtaccccatccccacaccctcacccattcacgtaccccctctccacaccctcacccattcacgtaccccctctccacaccctcacccattcacgtaccccctctccacacgctcacccattcacgtaccccctctccacaccctcacccattcacgtaccccctctccacaccctcacccattcacgtaccccatccccacaccctcacccattcacgtaccccctctccacacgctcacccattcacgtaccccatccccacaccctcacccattcacgtaccccctctccacaccctcacccattcacgtaccccctctccacacgctcacccattcacgtaccccctctccacaccctcacccattcacgtaccccctctccacacgctcacccattcacgtaccccatccccacaccctcacccattcacgtaccccctctccacacgctcacccattcacgtaccccctctccacaccctcacccattcacgtaccccattCCCACACGCTCACCCACTCacgtaccccctctccacaccctcacccattcacgtaccccatccccacaccctcacccattcacgtaccccctctccacacgctcacccattcacgtaccccatctccacaccctcacccattcacgtaccccctctccacaccctcacccattcacgtaccccctctccacaccctcacccattcacataccccatccccacacgctcacccattcacgtaccccatccccacacGCTCTC contains:
- the LOC132836964 gene encoding homeobox protein Nkx-3.1-like isoform X2 gives rise to the protein MAFTPFRIQDILSLEETSPGSLPRELPGGREETGQSSGSAAAAQFQPSSQNSPELGVTTQPLGRTDSTELRSASSQRTMGTARARRSPRKKRSRAAFSHSQVLELERRFDTQRYLSAPERANLATALKLTETQVKIWFQNRRYKTKRKMLAASQNCAGLKEQAASIEGSSQLPVQSPYPCYHYYPYFYCLASVPATGC
- the LOC132836964 gene encoding homeobox protein Nkx-3.1-like isoform X1 gives rise to the protein MAFTPFRIQDILSLEETSPGSLPRELPGGREETGQSSGSAAAAQFQPSSQNSPELGVTTQPLGRTADSTELRSASSQRTMGTARARRSPRKKRSRAAFSHSQVLELERRFDTQRYLSAPERANLATALKLTETQVKIWFQNRRYKTKRKMLAASQNCAGLKEQAASIEGSSQLPVQSPYPCYHYYPYFYCLASVPATGC